The following coding sequences lie in one Pan paniscus chromosome X, NHGRI_mPanPan1-v2.0_pri, whole genome shotgun sequence genomic window:
- the LOC129395317 gene encoding G antigen 2D isoform X2, which produces MSWRLRSTYRPRPRRYVEPPEMIGPMRPEQFSDEVEPATPEEGEPATQRQDPAAAQEGEDEGACAGQGPKPEADSQEQGHPQTGCECEDGPDGQEMDPPNPEEVKTPEEGEKQSQC; this is translated from the exons ATGAGTTGGCGATTAAGATCGACCTATCGGCCTAGACCAAGACGCTATGTAGAGCCTCCTGAAATGATTGGGCCTATGCGG CCCGAGCAGTTCAGTGATGAAGTGGAACCAGCAACACCTGAAGAAGGGGAACCAGCAACTCAACGTCAGGATCctgcagctgctcaggagggagaggatgagggagCATGTGCAGGTCAAg ggccGAAGCCTGAAGCTGATAGCCAGGAACAGGGTCACCCACAGACTGGGTGTGAGTGTGAAGATGGTCCTGATGGGCAGGAGATGGACCCGCCAAATCCAGAGGAGGTGAAAACGCCTGAAGAAG GTGAAAAGCAATCACAGTGTTAA
- the LOC129395317 gene encoding G antigen 2D isoform X1 codes for MSWRLRSTYRPRPRRYVEPPEMIGPMRPEQFSDEVEPATPEEGEPATQRQDPAAAQEGEDEGACAGQGPKPEADSQEQGHPQTGCECEDGPDGQEMDPPNPEEVKTPEEGRQSIRHAHCRVSVSTVSYCNSYYVFETESRSEDQAGVQWCHLGSLEILSPGFK; via the exons ATGAGTTGGCGATTAAGATCGACCTATCGGCCTAGACCAAGACGCTATGTAGAGCCTCCTGAAATGATTGGGCCTATGCGG CCCGAGCAGTTCAGTGATGAAGTGGAACCAGCAACACCTGAAGAAGGGGAACCAGCAACTCAACGTCAGGATCctgcagctgctcaggagggagaggatgagggagCATGTGCAGGTCAAg ggccGAAGCCTGAAGCTGATAGCCAGGAACAGGGTCACCCACAGACTGGGTGTGAGTGTGAAGATGGTCCTGATGGGCAGGAGATGGACCCGCCAAATCCAGAGGAGGTGAAAACGCCTGAAGAAGGTAGGCAATCCATTAGGCATGCACATTGTAGGGTGTCTGTTTCCACAGTATCATATTGTAATTCTTActatgtttttgagacggagtctcgctccgaagaccaggctggagtgcagtggtgccacctcggctcactggaaattctgtctccagggttcaagtga